A genomic region of Saccopteryx bilineata isolate mSacBil1 chromosome 1, mSacBil1_pri_phased_curated, whole genome shotgun sequence contains the following coding sequences:
- the OOEP gene encoding oocyte-expressed protein homolog, which yields MRSRSWSAGPAVADQPGAGAQESQWPSAPSPDPQLRIPPPAPPRLRTRPWWFPVQELRDPLVFTLEAWLADSIFGSDRATIPDIEWMNQVLLTVDITNSGNLVEVTVFGQPRVQNRVKGGLLSLAARHREQRARDEKMKQLEEFLKARASGLQTLQPPVA from the exons ATGCGGTCTCGCTCCTGGTCTGCTGGTCCTGCCGTGGCCGACCAGCCAGGTGCCGGGGCCCAGGAATCTCAATGGCCGTCTGCCCCGTCCCCGGACCCGCAGCTGCGGATACCCCCACCCGCACCCCCGCGGCTCCGCACCCGGCCCTGGTGGTTTCCGGTGCAGGAACTGAGAGACCCGTTGGTGTTCACCCTGGAGGCATGGCTGGCTGACTCCATCTTCG GCTCTGACCGAGCCACGATTCCGGACATAGAGTGGATGAACCAGGTCCTGCTGACGGTGGATATAACAAACTCTGGGAACTTGGTCGAAGTCACCGTCTTCGGACAGCCCCGTGTACAAAATCGGGTGAAGGGCGGGCTCCTGAGCCTGGCAGCGCGGCACCGGGAACAACGTGCTCGAG ATGAGAAGATGAAACAACTTGAGGAGTTCTTGAAGGCCCGTGCATCAGGTCTCCAGACTCTCCAGCCTCCTGTTGCATGA